One Brassica napus cultivar Da-Ae chromosome C4, Da-Ae, whole genome shotgun sequence genomic region harbors:
- the LOC111205323 gene encoding serine/threonine-protein kinase KIPK1-like, with protein MRRATRTTPQSPRVFEAASPRVSEADRIKSLYNQVSNNRSVDKGKGSLVQRSLMPVNDVDKESTSRSVPQPPNPIHEPSQAGTRLGSHRVRDQILEVELDENVASTSALAFVVDDVKEVDKHVTSPPSDFSKRDNATELEKKILSSTLDLEQKETLNNNTATSGTEKSKKVARSIPRPRQKPKKKILLKKKLKIGIVSVAKKDEETDVSLDSSATKLLCQRCHCSLKSTSIDNHEICTDSLSSILNNVGKEAHQVASENSSSSCNVSQHSEAEIVVMKQNVSSSNDSGNKFGFSLSSKDILGDDYSRSTSMSEESNLTRFSCGNKPHMSMDVRKRLNTPSCNTALWDIGTVYLAELIGTNCLFAIKVMDNEFLARRKKSPRAQAERDILKMLDHPFLPTLYAQFTSDHLSCLVMEYCPGRDLHVLRQKQLGRCFPEPAAR; from the exons ATGAGAAGGGCCACGAGGACTACCCCTCAGTCACCTAGAGTTTTTGAAGCTGCGTCTCCGAGAGTCTCTGAAGCAGACAGGATCAAGAGTTTGTATAACCAAGTTtccaataacaggtctgtggaCAAGGGTAAAGGAAGCTTGGTTCAGAGATCTTTGATGCCTGTAAACGATGTCGATAAAGAAAGCACTTCTAGGAGTGTACCCCAGCCTCCTAACCCCATTCATGAGCCATCTCAAGCTGGAACCAGATTGGGATCACACAGAGTGAGAGATCAAATACTGGAGGTAGAGTTAGATGAAAACGTTGCATCTACTTCTGCTCTAGCGTTTGTTGTAGATGATGTGAAAGAAGTAGACAAACATGTTACCTCACCACCTTCTGATTTTAGCAAGAGAGACAATGCAACGGAGCTTGAGAAGAAAATTCTCTCATCCACTCTGGATTTGGAGCAGAAAGAGACGTTGAATAACAACACAGCTACCTCAGGAACAGAGAAGAGCAAAAAGGTAGCAAGATCGATTCCACGTCCCAGACAGAAGCCTAAAAAGAAGATTCTGCTAAAGAAGAAGCTAAAGATTGGCATCGTTTCTGTAGCTaaaaaagatgaagaaactGATGTTTCATTAGATTCTAGTGCAACTAAACTCCTCTGCCAAAGATGTCACTGTTCCTTGAAGAGCACCAGCATAGATAACCATGAGATTTGCACAGACAGTTTGAGCTCCATTTTGAATAATGTTGGTAAAGAAGCTCATCAAGTAGCCAGTGAGAACTCCTCTAGTTCTTGTAATGTTAGCCAACACTCTGAAGCTGAGATTGTCGTCATGAAACAAAATGTTTCCTCGAGCAATGACAGTGGTAACAAATTCGGCTTCTCCTTGAGCTCAAAAGACATTCTTGGGGATGATTACAGCAGGAGCACAAGCATGAGCGAGGAGAGCAATCTTACCAGGTTTAGCTGCGGTAACAAGCCTCACATGTCCATGGACGTGAGGAAGCGGTTAAACACGCCAAGTTGCAATACGGCTCTTTGGG ATATAGGAACAGTCTATCTCGCTGAGCTGATTGGTACCAACTGTTTGTTTGCCATAAAGGTCATGGACAACGAGTTCTTGGCGAGAAGGAAGAAGAGTCCAAGGGCACAAGCGGAACGGGACATACTTAAAATGTTGGACCATCCTTTTCTTCCTACGTTGTACGCTCAGTTTACTTCGGATCATTTGTCTTGTCTGGTCATGGAGTATTGTCCTGGAAGAGATCTTCATGTCCTCAGACAGAAGCAGCTAGGCCGGTGTTTCCCTGAACCTGCAGCAAGGTAA